The DNA window TCACCACCGCACTCCTCGACAACCAGACGGCACTCAACCAGCACGAAGCCCGCCGGCTCGAACTGATCCGCGAGGCCGACTCCCGGAACCTTGGTGTCACGGCTGGTGCGGCGAACACCGCGCAGTGGGTTGCCGGCGTCCTTCGTGTTCCTACGGCTGAGGCCGGGGCGATGGTGAAGCTGGCCTCTCATCTCGACGCGGAGTTGCCTGCCACCGCGCAAGCGTTGGCTAGCGGCGAGATTTCTGTTCCGCACGCACGAGTGATCTCCCGGGTCGTGACGATGCTGCCCTCCCACATCGCCACCCCGGAGCTCCGCTCCGAGGTGGAGGCGACCCTGCTGAAGAATGCCGCCGCCTTCGACCCCAAAGTCTTGTCGAAGGTCGGGAACAGGCTCTTGGAGACCGTCGCTCCCGATCTTGCTGACCAGGTCCTGGAACTGAAGCTCAAACAGGAAGAGGCCAGCGCCGAACGGGACCGGTTCCTGCGTATGTCCTTCGACGCCACGTCGGGGACGTGGCGGGTCACCGCCCGGCTCCCGAAGGTGGTCGGGGAACGCCTCAAGCTGGTTCTCGACCCGCTGGCCGCGCCGCAGCCTGGACCCGACGGGCGTGACACCCGGTTCCCCGAGCAGCGCAATGTGGATGCTTTGGATGAGGCCTGCCGGCGGTTGTTGGCTGAGCGGTTGGTGCCGTCCCATGGTGGGAACCCGACCCAGCTGGTGGTGACCGTCACTCAGACTGGTGGGCGGACCCTGCACACCGGGATCGAACTCTCGCGGAAGATCGTCGACCAGCTGATGTGTGAAGCCGACCGCACGTTCCTGGTGAAGCCCGAGGACCAGCCCGGCAGAGTCAGCATCCTCACCGATGCCCAGCAACGACTCTTCCAAGGCAAACTCCGCCGGTTGCTCGAGCTTCGCGATGGTGGGTGTGCGTTCCCCGGCTGTGACCGGCCGCCCGGCTGGTGTCACGCCCACCACGTCACTCCGTGGAGCAAGGGTGGATCCACCACTCGGGACAACGGGGTTCTGCTCTGCGGGTATCACCACCGGTTAATCCACCAAGGTGCGTGGCAAGTCCGCATCGCACTCGACGGCTTACCCGAGTTCTTACCCCCCGACTGGATCGACCCCCACCAACGACCACTCCGCAACCACCGCCTCACCCCGGCCGCCTAGCGGCGGCCGGGCGGGTGATCGTGCGCGGACGGCACGTTCAGTCCAGGACTGCGGTGGCTTCGACCTCGACCATGAGGTCGGGCTCACCCAAGCCGACGACGCTCAGCAGGGTGATGGGCTTGATCGGGTCCACACCCAGCTTGGCTGCCGCGCGGGCTACGCCTTCGCCGAGTTGCGGATACTTGTCGGGCGTCCAGTCGACGACGTAGATCGTCAGCTTCGCCACGTCGTTGAACGAGCCGCCGACCTCGGCCAACGCTGTGCCGATGTTGAGGTAGGCCTGCTCGACCTGTGCGGCGAAGTCTCCTTCGCCGACCTTGTTCCCCTCCGCGTCGCGGGCGACCTGCCCGGCGAGGAACACCAGCTTGGAGCCGGTCGCGATGGACAGCTGCCGGTAGACGTCGGGCTTGGGCAGTCCGTTCGGGTTCACCAGTGTGATGGTCATGGCGTAAACATAGCACTGCTATGTATAGTGCTGCTATGGCAAGGACGAAAGATCTTGGGATTCGCACCCAGCTGGTCGAGCGAGCCGGGCAGATGCTCCGCACGCGCGAGCCGATCACGCTCCGGTCGTTGGTGGCGGGTACGGGCGTGTCGACGATGGCGATCTACACGTACTTCGGCGGCATGGACGGCGTGTGGAGGGCACTCCGGCAGGAGGGTTTCACTCGCCTGGCTTCGCGATTGACAACGGTCCGGATGACTGCCGACCCGGTACGTGACCTCGCCGCGCTCGGTGCGGCCTATCTGGGCAACGCGCTGGACCATCCTGATCTCTACCGGGTCATGTTCGACGCCGCGTTCGAGCTGGAGGACGCCGCGGCGGCGGACGCCTCCTTGCAGGCGCTGGTGAAGGCGGCCGAACGAGCCAAGCAGGCTGGACGATTCCGCGCCGACGTCGACGCGCAGGAACTGGCGACGCAGTGCTGGACGATCGGCCACGGGCTGGCCTCGCTGGTCGCGGTCGGACCCCTGCCACGCACGACGCTCGCGCACGGAGTTCCCCTGCTCACCGCGCTTTTCGTCAGTGCGGGCGACGATCCGGACAGCTGCCGCCAGTCCGTCGAACGGGGCTGGCGGCAGCTGCCCAAGGGCTAGAACCTGCGGACCGCCCAGTCCCGAACGGCGTTGTAGAACGCAGGACCGGAGAGCTGCAGGTTCAGCGAATGCCCGTTGTCCGCCACGACCACCGCCTCCCCGTCGTCCAGCCGTCGATGCGCGAACAGCCTGTCCTGCTTGGCCGGATGGATGTACTGGACTGGCTGTAGTACCCGCCCGGAACGAGGACCTGGACCGTACGCGGCGCCGCGCCGCCCGCGGGCCGGCAGAACGTTCCGCCGATCCGCTGGTCGGTCGGCTGCTCCGGCGCCATCGAGATCTCCTACTCGAAAACCGCGCGGTTCTCGGAGACGAACTGCTTGAAGGTCTTCGCGGGTCGGCCGGTGAGCCGTTCGATGGTGAAGTCGGGCGGCTGCGGGTAGTCGACGCCCATCGCGTCGTTGTCCAGCAGCCAGTCGGCGACGTACTCGTCCAGCCCGGCGGCGAGGTACGTCTGACGAGCCTCCTCCCGGCTGAGCTCGATGAACGGGATCTCCCGCCCGAGCACCTCGCCGATGACCCGGGTGGCATCGATCTTGGAGACCGTCTCCGACCCGATCAGCGGGTACTTCTCGCCGTCGTGTCCATCGGTCAGCAGCACCTTCGCCGCCACCGCGGCGATGTCGGCGATGTCCACCGGCGCGAAGGCCGCCTTGCCGTACGCGGCACGCACCTCGCCGGTGGTCTTGATCTGCTCGGCGTTGTCGAGCAGGTTCCACATGAACTGGCCGGCGCGCAGGAACGTCCAGCGCAAGCCCTCGCCCTCGGTGAGCACGGCGTGCTCGGTGGCGTAGTACGTCCACTCGCTCGGGTCGCCCTTGGCCTCCTCGTCGGCGTTCGTCGAGGACAGCGCGACGATCCGCTGGACGCCGGCCTGCTTGGCGAGCTGGACGACCTCCTTCGCGGTCGCCTGGTGTGGCGCGAGGTAGAGGGTGTCGACACCCTCGAGCGCCGCCGGCATCGTCGAGAGCTTCCCGATGAAGCCGGTCACGACCTCGAGGCCCTCGACGTTCTCGGGCAGCGCGGCCTTGGCCGGGTTGGTGGTGAGCGCCCTGACCACGACGCTCGGGTCGGGGCGGCGGGCGAGGAGCTCGTCGACCACGAGCCGGCCGACGTTGCCGGTGGCTCCGGTCACCAGAATCCGCACAGATACTCCTTCGAGTGGTGGGTGGGGTTGGTCGTACATCGTACCGTACGATGTACGGTACGGCCCAACTAGGATTCTCGGTGATGACGGAATACAGCGGAACAGGTGACCCGGCGCGGAGCATCGCGCTGCTCTGGCGGACGAGCGAGCGGACCAGCCGTAAGGGCAAGCCCGACCTGTCCGTCGACCGGATCGCCCAGGCGGCGATCGCCCTGGCCGACGCGCAAGGTCTGCCCGCCCTGTCGATGCGGCGCGTCGCCGAGCAGCTCGGCGTCGGCACGATGTCGCTCTACACGTACATCCCGGGCAAGGCCGAGCTGATCGACGTCATGCTCGACACGGTGTACGGCGAGACCGCGCGCCCGGAGTCGGTGGACGGTGGCTGGCGTGGGCGCCTGGAGCAGGTCGCGCGGGAGAACTGGGCGCTCACGATGCGGCATCCGTGGATGCTTCAGATCGTGACCGTACGGCCGGTGCTGGGGCCGCAGCAGACGGAGAAGTACGAGTACGAGCTGCAGGCTCTCGAGGGCATCGGGCTCACCGATGTGGAGATGGACGCCGCGCTGACCGTCGTGTTGGGGCACGTCAACACGTCCGCGCTCGGCGCCCTGTCCGCGACCGAGGTGATGAAGCGGACCGGGATGACCGACGACGAGTGGTGGACGCAGAGCGCGCCGTTGCTCGACCGCCTCATGCCGGCCGACAGCGAGGCCCGCTATCCCCTCGCCAGTCGCGTCGGCCAGGCCGCCGGCGGCTACGACCCCGAGCACACCTTCGAGTTCGGCCTCCGCGCGATCCTCGACGGCATCGAGGCTCTGGTCGGCACTCGCCAGTAGGGATCCGATGGGCACGGCGCTCACGAGGTGGGTCGCGCCGCGGGTACGCCTCGCCGTACGACTGGAGGCCCGCGGCCTCTTCGTCGAGGGCGGCTGGAGCGGCGGCTCGACCGCCCGGACCTCGGCCTCGGCCCGTGGCTTGACCCGGCAGAGCTCGCCGCTGCAGTCAGTGCCCCATTTATGCCGTTAATGCCACTAACCTCCTGGTTTGCTGACTACGTCGCGATCCACCGCTGACGCGCCACGGCCGAGATGTGACGCTGTTCACGTGTACTGCTGCCTGTACATCTGTATAGGATGCTGGGCATGAGTACAGAGGACCCGGATCTGACCGCACGGGCGCGGATCCGCAACGCGGCCCTCGCGGAGTACGCCGACCGAGGAAGCCGCGGCATGACGATCCGGGGAGTCGCCGAGAAGGCGGGCGTCTCCCCCGCACTCGTCCAACACCACTTCGGCACCAAGGAACGACTCCGCGAGGAGTGCGACGACCACGTGATGCGCTACATCCGCGGCGAGGTCACCTCGGGCATCGACGAGCGCAACATCGGTGATCCGCGGTACGTCGCCGCCGCGTACCAGAACGGTCCGCTCTACATGCGCTATCTGTCGCGCGCGCTCGTCGAGGGCTCGCCGGCGGCCGCGCGGACGTTCGACGAGATGGTCGACATCACCGAGCACTACCTGAAGGAACACTCGGGCCTGAAGGACGCCGACTTCCGCGCCCAGGCTGCCGTTTTCGTGGCGATGAAGCTCGGCATCGTCGTGCTGGGCAGCCACGTGTCGCGTGCGCTCGGCGGCGATCTGTACGACCTGAACGCGTCGGCTCGCGTAGGCCGCGCGGGTCTGGACATCATCGATCCGGAGTTCGTCGGCCGCGATATCGCCGACCTGGCTCGCTCCGGTCTCGACCGCTACGAACACGGGGACAACTCATGACCGCAGCCATCGAAATCTCCAAGCTGGTCAAGACATTCGGCCACACGCGCGCTCTCGACGGACTCGAGCTCGTGGTCCGGCAGGGCGAGGTGCACGGGTTCCTCGGGCCGAACGGCGCGGGGAAGACCACGACGATCCGCGTCCTCCTCGGCCTGATCAAGGCGAACGGTGGCTCCGCCAAGCTGCTCGGCGGCGACCCGTGGCAGGACGCGACCGAGCTGCATCGGCGGCTCGCGTACGTTCCTGGCGACGTCACGCTGTGGCCGACGCTCACCGGCGGCGAGGTCGTCGACCTGCTCGGCAAGCTCCGCGGCGGCATCGATCCGCAACGACGCAAGGAGCTCATCGACCGGTTCGAGCTCGACCCGCGCAAGAAGTGCCGCACGTACTCCAAGGGCAACCGGCAGAAGGTCGCGCTCGTCGCGGCGCTCGCGTCGAACGTCGAGCTGCTGATCCTGGACGAGCCGACCTCGGGGCTCGACCCGTTGATGGAGGCGGTGTTCAACGAGTGCGTGCAGGAGGAACGGCGCGCGCAGCGGACCGTGCTGCTGTCGAGCCACATCCTGTCCGAGGTCGAGACGCTGTGCGACCGGGTGAGCATCATCCGCTCCGGCCGAACGGTCGAGTCCGGGACGCTCTCGGAGCTGCGCCACTTGACCCGGACGACGATCACGGCCGAGGTGCGGGGCTCGATCGACGGGCTCGCCGAGATCCCCGGCGTGCACGAGCTCCGCATCGAGGGCGATCGCCTGGACTGCCAGACGGACTCGGCGGCGCTCGCTCCGGTACTGGCGAAGCTCGCGGCGGCCGGCGTCACTTCGATGACGTGTCACCCACCTACGTTGGAAGAGCTGTTCCTCCGCCACTACACCGACGCACCGGCCCTGGCAGGTGCGCGATGACCGGCACCGGAGCCCTTGTCAAGCTCATCTTGCGGCGGGACCGGATCATCTTGCCGGTCTGGATTCTGCTCACGGTCATGCTGCCGATCGGCGTCGCGAACAGCACCAGCGGCTTGTACCCGGACTCCGCGGCGATGCAGGACTTCGCCGACCAGGCGAACGGCAACCCGGCGCAGCTCGCGACCCGCGGCCTGATCTACGCCGCGAACGTCGGCGGCCTGACCGCGTGGACGGTCGGCGCGTCGGCGATGCTCATCGGCGGTCTGATCAGCCTGCTGCTCGTCATCCGGCACACCCGGGTCGAGGAGGAGAACGGGCGGCGCGAGTTGCTCGGCTCCACGGTCGTCGGTCGGCACGCTCCCCTGGCTGCCGCGTTGATCGTCGTCTTCGGTGCGAACCTCGTGATCGGCGTCCTTGCGGCGCTCGGATTGATCGGGGTCGGCCTGCCTGCCGCGGGGTCGTTCGTACTCGGCCTGTCGTTGGCGTTCGGCGGCATCATGTTCGCCGGTGCCGCGGCAATCACCACCCAGCTGTCGGCGAACGCAGCGACCTGCCGGGTGCTGACGTTCGCGGGTGGTGCGCTGTTCTTCGTCCTCCGCGGCGTGGGTGAGGTCGGCGGCCCCGCGACGTCGTGGCTGGCGTGGCTGTCGCCGTTCGGTTGGATCCGGTTGACCCGCGCGTACGCCGGCGACCACTGGCTGGTCTTCGGGCTGATGATCGCGCTGACCGCCGTGCTGGTCGCTGTCGGCTTCGTGCTGGAGTCGCGTCGCGATGTGGCGTCGGGATACTTCGCGGAGAAGCTCGGACCGGCGACGGGCGCGATGGCGAGCCCGTTCGCCCTTGCGTGGCGGCTCCATCGCAACGCGCTGGTGGGACGGAGCGTGGGGTTCTTGCTGCTGGGCTTGCTGCTCGGGTTCGCGGCGAAGGGGCTGGACGCGCAGCTGGACACGCCTCAGTTCCGGGCTTTCGCCGAGCAGATCGGTGGATCGGGGGTGAAGCTGTCGGAGGCGTTCTTCGCGTTCATGATCTACGTGCTGAGCCAGCTGATCACCGGCGTGGCCATCATCGCGGCGCTGCGGATGCGTACCGAGGAGGTGTCGGGACGCGCCGACCCGCTGCTGACCGCGCCGGTGTCGCGAGTGGCGTGGGCCGGGAGCCATCTGCTGATGGCCGTCGTGAGTCCGGCGATTGTCCTTCTGGCGTTGGGAATCGGCGGCGGGCTGTCGACCGGTGACCTGGGCCGAGTCGTGCTGGCGTCGGTCGCGTACCTGCCGGCGACGTGGGTGCTGGTCGGCATCGCGGTGGCGTTCTTCGGCCTGGCGCCGCGGATCGCGGTCGCGGTGACGTGGACCGCGCTGGGGCTGTTCCTCTTCGTCGACCTGCTGGCGGAGTTCCGGGTGATCTCGAACGCGACGTTCCTGTCGCCGTACGTTCCGGTGCCCGACGTCCTGGTGCCGAGCTCCGACTCGGGGCTGGGCCTGGTGTGGCTGACCGCGCTCGCCGTTGGACTGGTGGCGGTCGGGCTCGTCAGCTGGCGGCGTCGGGACGTTGGCTGAACATCCAGCGCTGCCCCTCGAGGTCGGCCGCGCGGTAGAGGACTCCATGACCGGAGTCCTCTACCGCGGACAGGATCGTGGCGCCGGCGGCCTTGGCGTTGTCGAAGTGCGCGTGGATGTCGTCGACCTGGAGGTAGACGCCGTTGATGATGTACGGGGTGTCCTGCCAGGAGCGTGCCCGCTCGCAGTTCTCGGCGTGGTGCTTGGGACTCTCGTACGCCCCGAGCCCGCTGGCCAGGAACACGACACCGTCGTCGCCGATGCTCAGCTCCGCGTGCCCGATGGAGCCGTCGTCGTTCTGGAGCCGGTAGCGCTCGTTGAAGCCGAACGCCTTGGTGAGGAAGTCGATCGCGGCCGCGCCGTCCTCGTACATGAGGAACGGAACGACGGTGGGAGTCGCGTACTCGGTCATGGGGTCAGCCTGCCAGTAGTTGCGTGATCTGGCAACTATTGCACCAAGATGACATGACCAGAGCTAGGCGGGGCAGTTGTCGAGAGTGAGGGACTCGGTGGTGGGGGCGACGTGGAGGCCGGGATCGGGACCGCCGAGCAGCGTGTAGAGGGTGGGGCCAACCGCGACGAGGCCGAGGCCGTGGCGGGGTGAGGGCATGGCGGCGAGGGTGCGCCACGTCGAGGTCGTCGGGTCGAAGGACTCCACCTGCGCGAACGTCCCTAGTCCGCCCTCGCCGCCCGCGGCGACGAGGTGGCCGGCGCAGGTCGCTGTGGCGGCGAGGCCGCCTCGGGCGGTGGGCAACGGGGGTTGGGACGTCCAGCGGCGGGTGGTCGGGTCGTACGACTCGAAGGCGGCCAGGCCGTCCGGGAACGCCGTCCGGCCACCCACGGCGTACAAACTGCCGCCGGCCGCGGCTCCGCCGAGATGCTCGCGGCGTGTGGGCGGGCCTGGCGCCGAGGACCAGCGGTCTGCGGCGACGTCGTAGACCACCATCTCCGCGGCCAACCCGCCCGGCCCGATCCCGCCGAACACGTACACCGAACCATCCAGCACGGCCGCCGCACCCGCGGCACGTCCCGATGGCAGCGGTGCGACGGTCTCCCACGACGACTCTGAGAGCCGGTACGCACCCGTGCTCGGCGAGTCGTCGTCCAGGTATCCCCCGAACACGAAGACCGTCCCGTCCACCGTGGCAGCCATCGCGTGGTTCACCGCCACCGGAAGGTCCGGCCCGGCGGTCCATTCTCCCGACTCCGTGGAGAAGACCTCGACGGTCGCGACCGTCGACCCACCAGCCACGAACCCGCCCGCCACCACGATCCGCTCACCCACCGCAGCCGCGGCCACCTCCGTCCGCGGCACCCGCGCCTCGGCCAACGTGTCCCAGTCCGAACGCGGCGACGAGCACCCCATCGCGCAGAGCAGGAGGATCACCAGGACGACGGGCACCCAGCCACTATGACGCCAGAGCCGCCGCCTCCGCCATCGCCAGCGGGTTCTGGTATTCGCGACAGAACACCAGCTCGCCGTCGCGTACGCGCAGCACCATCACGAACGGCGCCGCCAGCTCCCGTCCCGAAGGCAGGTGCGTGCCGACCAGCGTGTACTCCGCCACCACCACCTCGGGATCGGCCGTCTCGTGCACGACGACGTCGCGGAACTCGTCGAACCGCACCGGCAGGGCCTGGCGGCTCGGTGTCGCGAACGCCACGAACTCCGACCGCCCTTCGACTCGCGCCGGCCCGCCCGGCGCGAACGGCCACTCGATGACCACATCCTCGGCGAGGTCGTCGAAACCGATTGTCCCGGCCAGCGTGGCCTGCTGGAATCGGTCGAACACCTCTCGCGGCCCAAGCATCACTCGCAACTCCTTCGCTCAACGGTTGTAGAGCAGAAGGTAGCACGTCGGTCAACGGCTGTAGAGTGAGCTGGGTGACCACCAGAGCCGAACGGCGCGAACAGACCAGGCAACGGATCCTCGACGCGGCGCGGTCGCAGTTCGCCGAGGTCGGGTACGACCGCGCCACGGTCCGCGCGGTCGCCAAGCAGGCCGAGGTCGACCCGGCCCTCGTCATGCAGCACTTCGGCTCGAAGGACGAGCTCTTCAAGCAGGCCACCCAGATCCCCGAGCAAGACCTGCCCGACGATCCGGACGAGCTGGTCGAGCTCTGCCTCGACCTCGTCGGCGCCAAGCTCAGCGACGGTCAGCAGGACGCCGCGAACGCCTTGCTACGCTCGATGTTCACCCACCCCGACGCGACCGAAACTCTCCGCGACACCACGAACGCGCAGATCGCCAACTTCGCCAAGGTCGCGCGCGGCCGCAACGCCGAGCTGCGCGGCGCGATCCTGCTCAGCGCCCTGCTCGGCATCTCGATCGGCCGCAACCTGCTGAAGCTGAACGGCCTCGCCGACGCGAAGAGCGCAGAGCTGACGAAGGCGATCAGAGGAACGGTCGAGGGCCTCGTCAGCTCGCCGGGATCGCCAGCTCGAAGCGGCACCCCGGCCCGACGTTCCGCACGCTGACCGAGCCGTGGTGCGCCTCGGCGACGCCGCGGACGATCGCCAGCCCCAACCCCGCGCCGGTGTCCTCCCCCGGCGTGCGGGCGTCGGTCCCCCGCCACGCCACGTCGAACACCCGCGGCAGATCCGCCTCGGGGATGCCGCCACACGCGTCGGTGACCGCGAGGAACGCCTGCCCGTCGCGCGTCCCGGCCTCCACGACGACCGCGCCCGACGACGGGGTGTGCCGGATCGCGTTCCCGACCAGGTTCGACAGCGCGCGAACGAGCTCCCGCGCGTCGGCTCGCACGCCGTGCGGCACGGCTGCGGCCTGCCCGCTGAGCCGTACGCCCTTCGCCTCCGCCAACGGCGAGGCCGCCGCCAGGGCGTCGCTCACCAGGTCCGACAGCGACACCTCCTCCAGCGTCAGCTGCAGCGCCCCGGCGTGGATGCGGGACAGCTCGAACAGGTCGTCCACCATCCGCGCGAGCCGGTCCACCTCGACCCGGATCTGCCGGTGGAAGCGTGCCGGGTCCGGTGCGACGCCGTCCTCCAAGGCCTCTGCCATGGCCCGCAACCCGGCGAGCGGCGAACGCAGGTCGTGCGACACCCACGCGACGAGCTCGCGCCGCGAACTCTCCAACGCCCGTTCGCGTTCCCGCGCCTCCGCGAGCTTCTGGCTCGCCGCCTCCAGCTCCTTCGACAACGCCGCCAGCTCGGCCGTCGCCGGCGGGGGCGGCGGTACGTAGTGCCCGTCGGCGCCGAGCGTCCGCGCGCCCGCCGCGAGCGCCTGGCTCCCCCGCACTACCTGCCCGGCGAGCAGCAGCGCCAGCACCAGGCTCGCAATACCGGCGGCCACCGTCACGACGATCGTCACGTAGAAGTCGTGGTTGCTGAGGAACATCGCCTGCGCCGTACCGAGCAGCCCCGCGACGAACGCCAGGACGGCGACGACCGCGACGGCCACGAACGCCTGCCGCACCGACGTACGCCGCAGCACGCGGATCGCCAGCCAGCCAAGGATTCCGACGACAGCGCTGCACCCCGCGGCGATCGCGAAGATCGCGAGGATGTCCCTCACGACGCCGGCTCCATCGCGCCCCAGCGGTAGCCGACACCCCAGACCGTGAGCAGCCGCGTCGGTTCAGCGGGGTTGTCCTCGACCTTCTCCCGCAGCCGCCGTACGTGCACGGTGACCGTCGAGTGGTCGCCGAACGTCCAGCCCCACACGCGTTCCAGCAGTTCCGACCGGCTGAAAGCCTGCCCCGGATGCGCCAGCAGGAACGCGAGCAGGTCGAACTCTCGTACGGTCAGCGCCAACTCCTCGCCGCGAAGGGTCGCGCGGTGCGCACGTACGTCCAGCTCGAGCTCGCCGTCGCGGAGGATGATCTCGCCGACCGGCTCCGACGCGGCGACACCGCGGCGCAGCACCGAGCGCACCCGCAACACCAGCTCCCGCGGGCTGAACGGCTTCGTCACGTAGTCGTCGGCACCCAGCTCGAGCCCGGCGATCCGGTCGTCCTCCGAGCTCAACGCCGTCAGCATGATCACCGGCACCGAACCCTTCGCCCGCAACCGCCGGCAGACCTCGAGCCCGTCCACGCCGGGCAGCATCAGGTCGAGCACGACGAGATCCGGCCACCGCTCGCCGGCCAGCCGGAGCGCGGTCTCGCCGTCGGTCGCGTGCGTCGTCGCGTACCCGGCGTTGCGCAGGTACGTCACCACGACCTCGGCGACCGTCACGTCGTCCTCGACGACGAGGATGCTGGGCGCGTCTGTCGAGCTCATGCGCCGAGTCTAGGAACATTGGGCATCCTGCGAGGCTGCCCGCGCCCCACCGTCACCGATCGGTAAGGCGATCACAGCGGGCACGTCGCGGATTCGGCTAGCGTCGCCGTAGGGGTGATCCCCGACGGAAAGGCTGACGAG is part of the Tenggerimyces flavus genome and encodes:
- a CDS encoding sensor histidine kinase; the encoded protein is MRDILAIFAIAAGCSAVVGILGWLAIRVLRRTSVRQAFVAVAVVAVLAFVAGLLGTAQAMFLSNHDFYVTIVVTVAAGIASLVLALLLAGQVVRGSQALAAGARTLGADGHYVPPPPPATAELAALSKELEAASQKLAEARERERALESSRRELVAWVSHDLRSPLAGLRAMAEALEDGVAPDPARFHRQIRVEVDRLARMVDDLFELSRIHAGALQLTLEEVSLSDLVSDALAAASPLAEAKGVRLSGQAAAVPHGVRADARELVRALSNLVGNAIRHTPSSGAVVVEAGTRDGQAFLAVTDACGGIPEADLPRVFDVAWRGTDARTPGEDTGAGLGLAIVRGVAEAHHGSVSVRNVGPGCRFELAIPAS
- a CDS encoding response regulator transcription factor, which codes for MSSTDAPSILVVEDDVTVAEVVVTYLRNAGYATTHATDGETALRLAGERWPDLVVLDLMLPGVDGLEVCRRLRAKGSVPVIMLTALSSEDDRIAGLELGADDYVTKPFSPRELVLRVRSVLRRGVAASEPVGEIILRDGELELDVRAHRATLRGEELALTVREFDLLAFLLAHPGQAFSRSELLERVWGWTFGDHSTVTVHVRRLREKVEDNPAEPTRLLTVWGVGYRWGAMEPAS